A section of the Paenibacillus aurantius genome encodes:
- a CDS encoding alpha-mannosidase — protein MSQPYRVILYHHTHWDREWWATMQDFRIRLVELIDELLDSLEADPEFRCFLLDGQTIVLKDYLEIRPENQERLLGHIRSNRIQCGPWYILPDEFLVSAEAHIRNLWLGEKMAEKLGFTNQDIGYIPDTFGHISQMPQILQGFGIDNALLWRGTGGPAETFKQEFLWQAPDGSRVLTYWFPDGYYVVDFLHFDNPLKTYEETYGRVRRSLERFAARATTSNLLMPYGGDHRLTDKRMPRLIKQMNEDLNDYAQFEFGTTKAFMDAVKAAGPKLEVRHGELRGFGEDLPHVLPGVLSARLYLKQLNFHGQASLEKYAEPFSALAWRAGKRYESSLLWTSWELLIQNHPHDSICGCSIDQVHREMLPRFDQSKQIAEIVTEKSVQHLNARIDTSGLADGEEAVVVHNPLAWTRTDTACVWFLRSRGIHPRTYVLRDEEGREVPFQAEDAEGRVPMTDQWFYTNVRFTAQEVPPLGYRTYRLAVREKPQDDKMTYWNAIMPSAKFKGSERTTDLLIGAGVLENRFLKVEAQPDGSLKVTDKASGRVYEGLNVFEDGGDAGDTYNYAYPLNDMVLRSDRSARAHVSVVDSGYASATLRIDLDWELPRAITGDRLNRSADYVPFRVATYVTLASESKRIDVRTEWDNTVQDHRLRALFPLGSPAAVSHAESHFDVVERPVAIAETGHGWPETFVPQKPQQGFVSVNAVGKGLTVANKGLPEFEVLDDGHTTVALTLLRAVGWLSREDTLVRQGGAGPQSPTPDAQCPGRHAVEYSLIPHEGDWLEAKAYEQAYEYMTPFYGSVTGRHEGEKAWKEGFLSLEGDHTLLLSTCKKAERSDALVLRFWNTAKKETSARVRLTERPEEVRLVNLKEEPAPEGELELMDDGSFLLQAGGAQVITVQILFPKQAAAAGDIRQKGGE, from the coding sequence ATGAGTCAACCGTACCGCGTTATTCTTTATCATCATACCCACTGGGACCGCGAATGGTGGGCCACCATGCAGGATTTCCGGATCCGGCTGGTTGAGCTCATCGATGAGCTGTTGGATTCGCTCGAGGCTGACCCGGAGTTCCGCTGCTTCCTGCTCGACGGGCAGACCATCGTCCTGAAGGATTATTTGGAAATCCGCCCGGAGAATCAGGAAAGGCTGCTTGGCCATATCCGTTCCAACCGCATCCAGTGCGGACCCTGGTATATTCTGCCGGACGAGTTTCTTGTCAGCGCCGAGGCTCATATCCGGAATCTGTGGCTCGGGGAGAAAATGGCCGAAAAGCTGGGCTTTACCAACCAGGACATCGGGTATATTCCCGATACGTTCGGCCACATTTCGCAGATGCCCCAAATCCTGCAGGGATTCGGCATCGACAATGCTCTTCTCTGGAGAGGAACCGGCGGGCCGGCCGAAACCTTCAAGCAGGAGTTCCTATGGCAGGCTCCTGATGGAAGCCGGGTGCTGACCTACTGGTTCCCGGACGGGTATTACGTCGTCGACTTCCTGCATTTTGACAACCCGCTCAAAACTTATGAAGAAACCTACGGACGCGTAAGGCGTTCGCTTGAACGCTTTGCGGCACGGGCCACAACATCGAATCTGCTCATGCCTTACGGCGGAGACCACCGGCTGACCGATAAGAGAATGCCGCGTCTAATCAAGCAGATGAATGAGGATTTGAACGATTATGCCCAGTTCGAATTTGGGACGACCAAGGCCTTTATGGACGCCGTAAAAGCGGCCGGTCCCAAGTTGGAGGTACGGCATGGTGAACTGCGTGGCTTCGGGGAGGATCTCCCCCATGTTCTGCCGGGTGTTTTGTCGGCGCGGCTGTATCTGAAGCAGCTGAATTTCCACGGACAGGCCAGCCTGGAGAAGTATGCCGAGCCTTTCTCGGCTCTCGCCTGGAGGGCCGGCAAGCGGTATGAATCGTCTCTTCTCTGGACGTCTTGGGAGCTCTTAATCCAGAATCATCCGCATGACAGCATATGCGGTTGCAGCATCGACCAGGTGCACCGCGAGATGCTGCCACGGTTCGACCAGTCGAAGCAGATTGCCGAAATCGTTACCGAGAAGAGCGTGCAGCACCTGAATGCCCGGATCGACACGAGCGGGCTAGCGGACGGAGAGGAAGCGGTGGTTGTTCACAATCCCCTTGCCTGGACGCGAACGGATACCGCCTGCGTCTGGTTCCTCCGCAGCCGGGGCATTCACCCGCGGACGTACGTGCTCCGCGATGAAGAAGGAAGGGAGGTTCCCTTCCAGGCAGAGGATGCCGAGGGCAGGGTGCCGATGACCGACCAATGGTTCTATACCAATGTGCGGTTCACGGCCCAAGAAGTGCCGCCGCTTGGTTATCGGACCTATCGCCTCGCCGTAAGGGAAAAGCCCCAAGACGACAAGATGACCTATTGGAATGCCATTATGCCTTCGGCCAAGTTCAAAGGAAGTGAGAGGACGACCGATCTTCTTATCGGGGCGGGAGTCTTGGAAAACCGTTTCCTCAAGGTGGAGGCACAGCCGGACGGCAGCCTTAAGGTCACCGACAAAGCATCCGGCCGTGTGTATGAAGGCCTGAACGTGTTCGAGGACGGGGGAGACGCAGGCGACACTTACAACTATGCTTACCCTCTTAATGACATGGTGCTTCGGTCCGACCGCAGTGCGCGGGCTCACGTCTCGGTGGTTGACAGCGGCTATGCCAGCGCGACTTTGAGGATTGATCTCGATTGGGAGCTTCCTCGCGCCATCACAGGCGATCGTCTGAACCGGAGTGCCGACTACGTTCCATTCCGGGTTGCGACCTACGTGACGCTTGCTTCGGAATCCAAACGAATCGATGTCCGCACCGAGTGGGACAACACGGTGCAGGACCATCGGCTGAGGGCGCTGTTCCCGCTCGGTAGTCCGGCAGCCGTTTCCCATGCGGAAAGTCACTTCGACGTAGTCGAACGGCCGGTCGCTATTGCGGAAACGGGACACGGATGGCCGGAAACTTTCGTGCCGCAAAAACCGCAGCAGGGCTTTGTTAGCGTCAACGCGGTAGGCAAAGGCTTGACGGTGGCCAACAAAGGACTGCCCGAATTCGAAGTGCTGGATGACGGGCACACGACGGTAGCCCTGACTCTGCTTCGGGCGGTAGGCTGGCTGTCACGTGAGGATACGCTCGTCCGCCAAGGGGGAGCCGGTCCGCAAAGTCCGACACCGGACGCCCAGTGCCCCGGACGGCATGCCGTGGAATACAGCCTGATTCCTCACGAAGGCGATTGGCTTGAGGCCAAAGCTTATGAACAAGCCTACGAGTATATGACTCCCTTCTATGGTTCGGTCACCGGCCGCCACGAAGGAGAGAAAGCTTGGAAAGAGGGCTTTCTGTCCCTCGAGGGAGACCATACGCTGCTCCTCAGCACCTGCAAGAAGGCGGAGCGCTCGGATGCTCTCGTTCTTCGCTTCTGGAACACGGCGAAGAAGGAAACCTCGGCCCGGGTCCGCTTGACCGAACGGCCGGAAGAGGTAAGGCTGGTTAACCTGAAGGAGGAACCGGCTCCGGAAGGGGAACTGGAGCTGATGGATGACGGAAGCTTCCTGCTCCAAGCCGGGGGAGCTCAGGTGATAACCGTTCAGATCCTGTTTCCCAAGCAGGCGGCAGCAGCCGGAGACATTAGGCAGAAAGGCGGAGAATAG
- a CDS encoding carbohydrate ABC transporter permease, with product MSTSVAVPTAKTQYFQSRRRKERINKTILLIVLSAFGVIILAPLWWMVSTSLKSLQEIMQYPPTFYPKELHWENYKLAWSKGNFTRYTLNTLLLAGVGVVSHVVSNSFIAYGFAKIKFPGRKFLFSLMLGTMMIPGFVTLIPQYILFSKMHWVGTYLPLMIPGFFGAAYQIFLIRQFYMSIPNDLIEAGKIDGASHFYIWWKIMIPLAKPAIVVIAISTFQGAWNDFLGPLIYISKESMFNLQIGLQAFKGQETTQWHYLMAGSLMVLAPVIAMFFIFQRYFIEGMNISAGTKG from the coding sequence ATGAGCACATCGGTCGCGGTTCCGACAGCCAAAACCCAATACTTCCAAAGCCGCCGCCGAAAAGAACGGATCAACAAAACGATTCTGCTTATCGTCTTGTCCGCGTTCGGCGTCATTATCCTTGCTCCGCTGTGGTGGATGGTTTCCACCTCGCTGAAGTCCCTTCAGGAAATCATGCAGTATCCGCCTACGTTCTATCCCAAGGAACTTCATTGGGAGAACTACAAGCTGGCCTGGTCGAAGGGGAATTTTACCCGGTATACGCTGAATACGCTTCTGCTGGCAGGAGTCGGCGTGGTATCCCATGTGGTCTCCAACTCTTTTATCGCTTATGGCTTTGCCAAAATTAAATTTCCGGGGCGGAAGTTCCTTTTCTCCCTGATGCTCGGGACGATGATGATTCCCGGTTTCGTTACGCTGATTCCGCAATACATTCTTTTTTCCAAAATGCATTGGGTGGGAACGTACCTGCCTCTTATGATTCCCGGCTTCTTCGGGGCCGCTTATCAAATCTTCCTGATTCGCCAGTTCTATATGTCCATCCCGAACGACCTGATCGAAGCGGGCAAAATTGACGGCGCGAGTCATTTCTACATCTGGTGGAAGATCATGATTCCGCTTGCCAAGCCGGCTATCGTCGTCATCGCCATCTCCACCTTCCAGGGAGCCTGGAACGACTTCCTTGGCCCCTTGATTTACATCAGCAAGGAATCCATGTTCAACCTGCAGATCGGTCTGCAGGCATTTAAAGGGCAGGAGACTACCCAGTGGCATTATCTGATGGCCGGTTCGCTTATGGTTCTGGCCCCGGTTATCGCTATGTTCTTTATTTTCCAGCGTTACTTTATCGAAGGAATGAACATTTCGGCCGGAACGAAAGGCTGA
- a CDS encoding carbohydrate ABC transporter permease — MSSLAAATKPRRGSLERREARQGFMFVSPWIIGFLVFTAGPLLFSLYASFTNYDITSQMDWIGTRNYRNMFYHDPLFWKSLKNTLFYVAFSVPLTTIGSLLLAVALNQKIPGMRYFRTVFYLPAVLSGVAVYILWSMLLTPGTGLVNVALSWVGIEGPAWLQDPNWTKPAIVLMKLWGVGGGMLLYLASLQGVPEQLYEAAELDGAGTFRRFWHITVPMITPVLFFELVTHIIGGFQIFQEGYVMSPDMNSPGSPMNSLLFFNLHMYLKAFKTFDMGYAMAMAWFLFFIVIILTIINMVLSKFWVHYEGGDNR, encoded by the coding sequence GTGAGTTCTTTGGCTGCCGCAACCAAGCCTAGAAGAGGTTCGCTGGAACGCCGCGAAGCCAGACAGGGCTTCATGTTCGTTTCCCCGTGGATCATCGGGTTTCTCGTATTCACGGCCGGACCGCTGCTGTTTTCCCTGTATGCCAGCTTTACGAACTACGACATCACGTCCCAGATGGACTGGATAGGAACTCGTAATTACCGCAACATGTTCTACCACGATCCGCTGTTCTGGAAATCCCTTAAGAATACCTTGTTCTATGTGGCGTTCAGTGTTCCGCTTACGACCATCGGCTCTCTGCTGCTGGCCGTGGCGTTAAATCAGAAAATCCCCGGAATGAGATATTTCAGGACGGTCTTCTACCTTCCCGCTGTCCTTTCCGGTGTCGCCGTATATATTCTCTGGTCGATGCTGCTTACGCCGGGAACCGGTCTCGTAAACGTCGCCCTTAGCTGGGTGGGGATCGAAGGACCCGCCTGGCTGCAGGATCCCAACTGGACTAAGCCGGCCATCGTTCTCATGAAGCTCTGGGGAGTAGGCGGCGGCATGCTGCTGTATCTCGCCAGTCTTCAAGGGGTGCCGGAGCAGCTGTACGAAGCGGCTGAGCTGGATGGGGCCGGCACCTTCCGCCGGTTCTGGCATATCACCGTTCCGATGATTACCCCGGTTCTGTTCTTCGAGCTGGTGACTCATATCATCGGCGGCTTCCAGATTTTCCAGGAAGGGTATGTCATGTCGCCGGATATGAACTCGCCGGGGTCTCCTATGAATTCGCTTCTATTCTTTAACCTGCATATGTATTTGAAAGCCTTCAAAACGTTCGACATGGGGTATGCCATGGCCATGGCCTGGTTCCTGTTCTTCATCGTTATTATTCTGACCATTATCAACATGGTCCTGTCCAAGTTCTGGGTTCACTATGAAGGGGGGGACAACCGATGA
- a CDS encoding ABC transporter substrate-binding protein, translating to MKKVKKTGLLLMSVALGATTLLSACGKSDTAAPSNSPEGSVKPKEKVELDFWTFWGSETRRPIIEKIIDDFNKSQDRIVVKHTYYPFGDIWTKELAAVAAGNPPDVIVNDINATPQRASKNQNTNLSKYLAKDNIKDRFFPELWSTVLYKNEAYALPFNTDTRVMFYNKKQFKEVGLDPEKFPNTWAELEEAAKKLDKKNGDKYERIGYAPQYAGFDWGSIAMNFDKGINWFDKDGKPVINDQAHLDAMNYVLSFTNRIGQKNLDAFKADFGSKQANPFIAGKVSIWPDVGTFYTQIRDYGQGMEFGVAPIPEKEQGSGHWSVGGGFVLEIPKGAKHPDESWEFMKYMTDKSAQLYWAQKNFDNVANKDVSNDPELSKDPVYKMLVDNMKVTKVFPVPLNAPDFQKLVDPQRDAAMLGKTPPKEALDKAQKDVENLIQQNTK from the coding sequence ATGAAGAAAGTGAAGAAGACCGGTTTGCTGCTTATGTCCGTGGCATTGGGGGCAACAACGCTGTTGTCCGCCTGCGGCAAAAGTGATACCGCCGCTCCGTCGAACAGCCCGGAAGGCAGCGTCAAGCCGAAGGAGAAAGTGGAGCTTGATTTCTGGACGTTCTGGGGATCGGAAACAAGACGTCCGATTATCGAGAAAATTATCGATGATTTCAACAAGTCTCAAGACCGCATTGTTGTCAAGCATACGTACTACCCGTTCGGCGATATTTGGACCAAAGAGCTGGCCGCGGTGGCAGCCGGCAATCCTCCCGATGTAATCGTCAACGATATTAACGCTACCCCACAACGGGCAAGCAAGAACCAGAACACGAACTTATCCAAATACTTGGCTAAAGACAATATCAAAGACCGGTTCTTCCCGGAACTGTGGAGTACGGTGCTTTACAAGAATGAAGCCTATGCGCTTCCGTTCAATACCGATACCCGCGTGATGTTCTACAACAAGAAGCAGTTCAAGGAAGTAGGGCTGGATCCGGAGAAATTCCCGAACACCTGGGCGGAACTGGAAGAGGCCGCCAAGAAGCTCGACAAGAAGAATGGCGACAAGTATGAGCGGATCGGATATGCCCCTCAATATGCCGGCTTCGACTGGGGAAGCATTGCGATGAACTTCGACAAGGGCATCAACTGGTTCGACAAAGACGGCAAGCCGGTAATCAACGACCAGGCCCATCTGGACGCTATGAACTATGTCTTGAGCTTCACGAACCGCATCGGCCAGAAGAACCTCGACGCCTTCAAGGCGGATTTCGGCAGCAAGCAGGCTAATCCGTTCATCGCCGGTAAAGTTTCCATTTGGCCGGACGTCGGAACGTTCTATACCCAGATCCGCGATTACGGACAGGGAATGGAATTTGGGGTAGCACCGATTCCGGAGAAGGAGCAGGGGTCCGGTCACTGGAGCGTAGGCGGAGGCTTCGTACTGGAGATTCCTAAAGGTGCCAAGCATCCCGACGAATCCTGGGAGTTCATGAAGTACATGACCGACAAATCGGCTCAGCTTTATTGGGCTCAGAAGAACTTCGACAACGTGGCCAACAAGGATGTGTCCAACGATCCTGAGCTGAGCAAGGACCCGGTTTACAAAATGCTCGTGGATAACATGAAAGTAACGAAGGTGTTCCCGGTGCCGCTGAATGCTCCTGACTTCCAGAAGCTTGTCGATCCGCAGCGTGACGCCGCCATGCTGGGCAAGACTCCTCCGAAGGAAGCATTGGACAAAGCTCAAAAAGACGTCGAGAATTTGATCCAACAAAACACGAAGTAA
- the hisJ gene encoding histidinol-phosphatase HisJ produces MLKWNGHTHTPYCRHGSPADAADYLEQAIRLGFDRYTFSEHPPLPQGWVDNEPLMRELAMDLQELPSYMDYVEGLKRSYAGKIEVTVGLELDYLPGRTDFADELIAPYADRLEDLLVSVHYLPGKGGMRCLDFTPADFREGILEYYGSMERVVEEYYDHVEQALEWAAYLPVRKRLGHVQLIEKFRDALPPIDDSQMNERLTRIKPKLLASGMGLDVNTAGLRVGTCGKAYVPVWFLQDCLAFGIECVYGSDAHKPEDAGAGWDWFEKAIGQ; encoded by the coding sequence ATGCTGAAATGGAATGGGCATACGCACACCCCCTATTGCCGGCACGGAAGTCCGGCGGATGCGGCTGATTACCTGGAACAGGCGATTCGTCTCGGTTTCGACCGCTACACGTTCAGTGAACATCCTCCTTTGCCACAAGGCTGGGTAGACAACGAGCCGCTGATGCGGGAGCTGGCGATGGATCTTCAGGAGCTCCCCTCGTACATGGATTACGTAGAAGGACTTAAAAGAAGCTACGCCGGTAAAATTGAAGTAACCGTCGGCCTGGAGCTGGACTACCTGCCCGGAAGAACGGATTTCGCCGATGAGTTGATCGCGCCTTATGCCGACCGGCTCGAGGATCTTCTGGTCTCCGTGCACTACTTGCCCGGAAAGGGCGGAATGCGGTGCCTGGATTTTACGCCGGCCGATTTCAGGGAAGGCATTCTGGAATACTATGGCTCGATGGAAAGGGTCGTGGAGGAATACTACGATCATGTCGAGCAGGCGCTGGAATGGGCGGCTTACCTGCCGGTACGCAAACGGCTCGGCCACGTCCAGCTGATCGAGAAATTCCGAGATGCTCTGCCGCCGATCGACGACAGCCAGATGAACGAGAGGTTGACTCGAATCAAGCCTAAGCTATTGGCGAGCGGAATGGGACTCGATGTCAATACGGCGGGGCTTCGTGTGGGGACTTGCGGAAAGGCGTATGTTCCCGTGTGGTTTTTGCAGGATTGCCTTGCTTTCGGGATCGAATGCGTATACGGGTCGGATGCCCACAAACCGGAAGACGCCGGCGCCGGCTGGGATTGGTTTGAGAAGGCCATCGGGCAGTGA
- a CDS encoding DeoR/GlpR family DNA-binding transcription regulator, producing MSESLVSKGKARRDKILSALKQNGRITVQEVVDWFDCSEATARRDLDSLEKTEPIIRTIGGALYDGFNSAREVSFTERKNFSWIEKEAVAVKAASLIEEGDIIGLSGGTTTFLIAKALKARQGITVVTNAVNIAMELADNDSIQVVVTGGIMRNKSFELCGPLAEKMVEGLHIGKMFLGIDGITAAQGLSTYSELEAEIAKVLIRRSAETMAVFDHSKVGKTSLFTVAPLESITACITDAPLTGELADAMEREGIAVHVAEAAYRS from the coding sequence ATGAGCGAATCCCTTGTTTCTAAAGGAAAAGCGCGACGGGATAAAATCCTGAGCGCCTTGAAGCAGAATGGAAGAATTACTGTTCAGGAGGTCGTGGACTGGTTCGACTGCTCGGAAGCGACCGCACGGCGGGACCTGGATTCTCTTGAGAAAACGGAGCCTATCATTCGCACGATTGGAGGCGCCCTATACGACGGCTTCAACTCGGCGAGGGAGGTTTCCTTTACGGAAAGAAAGAACTTTTCCTGGATCGAGAAGGAAGCGGTTGCGGTCAAAGCCGCGTCCCTGATCGAGGAAGGGGATATCATAGGTCTGTCGGGAGGAACCACGACGTTCCTGATCGCCAAGGCCTTGAAGGCGCGGCAGGGAATTACCGTGGTGACCAATGCCGTGAACATTGCCATGGAGCTCGCGGACAACGATTCCATTCAGGTGGTGGTGACCGGAGGAATCATGCGCAACAAAAGCTTCGAGCTCTGCGGACCGTTGGCGGAGAAGATGGTAGAGGGGCTCCATATCGGCAAAATGTTCCTCGGAATCGACGGCATTACGGCGGCTCAGGGGCTGTCTACCTATTCGGAGCTGGAGGCGGAGATAGCCAAGGTGCTCATCCGGCGATCGGCCGAAACGATGGCGGTCTTCGACCACTCCAAGGTCGGCAAGACGTCACTGTTCACCGTAGCTCCTCTGGAGTCCATCACGGCCTGCATCACGGACGCTCCGCTGACGGGAGAACTGGCGGATGCCATGGAGCGGGAAGGGATCGCGGTTCACGTGGCGGAAGCGGCCTACCGGAGCTGA
- a CDS encoding TIGR01777 family oxidoreductase yields the protein MKIAVSGGTGFIGGRLIRHLKNRNHEVLLISRHPREEKDGVKTVTWDQMQQSPSLLEGVDAIVNLAGESINQRWNEEAKKRILDSRLTATRRIAELVDRLKRKPAVVVNGSGMSIYGTSETGDFDERSPKHLTDFLAEVVEQWEEAADEIRGTRVVKLRISMVLDNKEGALPPMMLPYKMGGGGRIASGRQWFSWIHIEDMVRAIVFCLENESVTGPVNASAPYPVRNDDFGRALGKALHRPHWFPVPEFLLRALFGEMSVLMVQGQRVRPKALLDHRFFFQYDTIEKALTDLLKKD from the coding sequence ATGAAAATAGCGGTTTCCGGTGGAACGGGTTTTATCGGCGGTCGTCTGATCCGGCATCTCAAGAATCGGAACCACGAAGTGCTTCTCATTTCCAGACACCCTCGTGAAGAGAAAGACGGAGTAAAGACCGTCACGTGGGACCAGATGCAGCAGTCGCCAAGCCTGCTCGAAGGCGTGGACGCTATCGTTAACCTGGCGGGCGAGTCGATTAACCAGCGCTGGAACGAGGAGGCCAAGAAAAGGATCTTGGACTCCCGACTTACGGCAACCCGGCGCATTGCCGAGCTTGTAGACCGGCTGAAGCGCAAGCCCGCCGTCGTGGTAAACGGCTCGGGCATGTCCATCTACGGAACCTCGGAAACCGGTGACTTTGATGAACGCAGCCCCAAGCATCTGACCGACTTTCTCGCGGAGGTGGTGGAGCAGTGGGAAGAGGCGGCCGATGAAATTCGCGGAACGCGCGTCGTTAAGCTGAGAATCTCCATGGTGCTGGATAATAAGGAAGGAGCGCTTCCTCCCATGATGCTTCCTTACAAAATGGGCGGGGGCGGCCGAATCGCAAGCGGAAGGCAATGGTTCTCATGGATTCACATCGAGGACATGGTGCGGGCGATCGTTTTCTGCCTGGAGAACGAGAGCGTTACCGGTCCTGTCAACGCTTCCGCGCCCTATCCGGTGAGGAACGATGATTTTGGCCGGGCTCTCGGCAAGGCGCTTCACCGCCCGCACTGGTTTCCGGTTCCGGAATTCCTGCTCCGCGCCCTCTTCGGGGAAATGTCGGTGCTGATGGTCCAGGGCCAGCGGGTCAGGCCGAAGGCTCTGCTGGATCACAGATTTTTCTTTCAATACGATACGATAGAGAAGGCGTTAACTGATTTGCTGAAGAAAGACTAG
- a CDS encoding trimeric intracellular cation channel family protein encodes MNWELFSLIGTIAFAVSGAIVAMEEEYDILGVYVLGLVTAFGGGVVRNLLIGVPVTSLWEQGMLFRTALVAMTCVFLLPAGWIARWKTWESFFDAIGLSAFAIQGALYATRMGHPMSAVIVAAVMTGIGGGIIRDVLAGRKPLVLRDEIYAVWAILAAIVVGLGGAAISPLGLGMLFAAVIIMRMLSVFYKWKLPRRTLRLSHPPSKTENQQL; translated from the coding sequence GTGAACTGGGAGCTATTCAGCTTGATTGGAACGATTGCTTTTGCCGTGAGCGGAGCGATTGTTGCCATGGAGGAAGAATATGATATTCTGGGGGTATATGTCCTGGGTCTGGTCACGGCGTTCGGAGGCGGCGTTGTCCGCAACCTTCTGATTGGGGTGCCGGTTACGAGCCTCTGGGAGCAGGGGATGCTCTTCCGGACCGCACTCGTTGCGATGACCTGCGTCTTTCTCCTTCCGGCAGGGTGGATTGCCCGGTGGAAGACGTGGGAGTCGTTCTTCGATGCGATCGGCCTGTCCGCCTTCGCCATTCAGGGGGCTCTATACGCGACACGGATGGGGCATCCGATGAGTGCCGTGATCGTAGCGGCTGTCATGACGGGAATCGGGGGCGGGATTATCCGGGACGTCCTGGCGGGCCGCAAGCCGCTTGTGCTGCGGGATGAGATCTATGCCGTGTGGGCCATTCTGGCAGCGATTGTCGTAGGCCTCGGCGGGGCGGCCATCAGCCCGTTAGGGCTGGGGATGCTTTTCGCGGCCGTCATTATCATGAGGATGCTTTCCGTCTTCTACAAATGGAAGCTGCCGCGGCGGACGCTCCGTCTGTCTCACCCCCCAAGCAAGACCGAGAATCAACAGCTTTAA
- a CDS encoding DUF2533 family protein, whose product MSVHHAISEHSRRQNQQIEAFLQLDRKREQSIEEALDLCRRGEPFSVAEINRVTAEINERAKKGIIPTRRMVTEQMIRDFAAAPGKP is encoded by the coding sequence ATGAGCGTTCATCATGCCATTTCCGAACATTCCCGCCGCCAGAACCAACAAATTGAAGCTTTTCTCCAACTGGACCGGAAACGGGAACAGTCTATCGAGGAAGCGCTGGACCTTTGCCGCCGCGGAGAGCCTTTCTCCGTTGCCGAAATCAACCGGGTCACGGCTGAGATCAACGAACGGGCCAAGAAAGGCATCATTCCCACACGCCGAATGGTGACCGAGCAAATGATTCGGGACTTTGCGGCCGCCCCCGGGAAACCGTAA
- a CDS encoding TIGR00266 family protein, whose amino-acid sequence MNAHEIDYRIMGNEMQCVEIELDPQESVIAEAGSFMMMDDGIQMQTIFGDGSSENKGFMGKLMGAGKRLLTGESLFMTVFTNGASGKKTVTFASPYPGKIIPLDLSVLGGKIVCQKDSFLCAAKGVSVGIDFQRKLGTGFFGGEGFIMQKIEGDGLAFVHSGGMVLEKTLQPGEVIRIDTGCLVGMTQDVDYDIEFVKGVKTALFGGEGLFYATLRGPGKVWIQSLPFSRMADRIFAASRVGGKKEEGSLLGGIGNLFDGD is encoded by the coding sequence ATGAATGCTCATGAAATTGACTATCGCATTATGGGGAATGAAATGCAGTGCGTGGAGATCGAGCTCGATCCTCAAGAAAGTGTAATAGCGGAAGCGGGGAGCTTCATGATGATGGACGACGGCATTCAAATGCAGACCATCTTCGGCGACGGAAGCTCGGAGAACAAAGGCTTCATGGGCAAGCTGATGGGAGCGGGGAAGCGGCTTCTGACAGGCGAAAGCCTGTTCATGACGGTCTTTACGAACGGGGCCAGCGGCAAGAAAACCGTCACTTTCGCCTCCCCTTATCCCGGCAAAATCATTCCGCTTGACCTGAGCGTTCTCGGCGGCAAAATCGTCTGCCAGAAGGATTCCTTCCTTTGCGCGGCCAAAGGGGTATCCGTAGGCATTGATTTTCAGCGCAAGCTCGGCACGGGCTTCTTCGGGGGAGAGGGCTTTATCATGCAGAAGATCGAAGGAGACGGACTGGCTTTCGTCCACTCCGGCGGGATGGTACTGGAGAAAACGCTGCAGCCGGGCGAAGTCATCCGGATCGATACCGGGTGTCTGGTGGGCATGACGCAGGATGTGGATTATGACATTGAATTCGTCAAGGGAGTCAAAACCGCCTTGTTCGGCGGAGAAGGCCTCTTCTATGCTACCCTTCGCGGACCCGGCAAGGTATGGATCCAGTCCCTTCCGTTCAGCCGGATGGCGGACCGCATCTTCGCCGCTTCCCGAGTGGGCGGGAAGAAAGAGGAAGGAAGCCTCCTGGGCGGAATCGGCAACCTGTTCGACGGTGACTGA
- a CDS encoding kinase-associated lipoprotein B: MEAGTRVHAAYKTGEYIGEVVEVTPRKAAVKVLAVVKHPDQGDLHQPTMAEVAFFHQRRALSEGEIALMPLESVRPFAGNVPDYKSSLRDAIRREMDALQGFVRYAERSLEELRQLKKDYFPEE, encoded by the coding sequence ATGGAAGCAGGAACCCGCGTCCATGCCGCCTACAAAACGGGCGAATACATAGGGGAAGTGGTGGAGGTGACTCCCCGTAAAGCAGCGGTTAAGGTGCTGGCCGTCGTGAAGCATCCCGACCAAGGGGATCTTCACCAGCCGACGATGGCGGAGGTGGCGTTCTTTCATCAGAGAAGAGCACTCTCGGAAGGGGAAATTGCGCTTATGCCGCTTGAGTCGGTGCGCCCCTTTGCCGGGAACGTTCCGGATTACAAAAGCTCGCTGCGCGACGCGATCCGAAGGGAAATGGATGCCCTTCAAGGCTTCGTCCGCTATGCCGAAAGATCCTTGGAGGAGCTGCGGCAGCTGAAGAAAGATTATTTTCCGGAAGAATAA